Part of the Cololabis saira isolate AMF1-May2022 chromosome 15, fColSai1.1, whole genome shotgun sequence genome, tagagcatgttgttgggattaaagggacagctctacgttggtttaaatcatatctatctgacaggttccagtttgttcatgtacatgaggtttcttcagaacagtcgagggtctgttatggtgttccgcagggttcagtgctagggccaatcttgtttagtttatacatgcagcccttgggaagtataatccagaatcacggcatacactttcattgttatgctgatgatacgcagctctatttgtctatgaagccggatgaaacagaaccgttagttaaacttcaggcatgtcttagggacatcaaggactggatgtccagaaatttcttgcttctaaattcagataaaacagaggttatcattcttggtccagagcatcttaggaagggaatagatggtgttgcgatggcttccagtgcaactgtgagaaaccttggtgttgttttcgatcaggatttgtcgtttaaaccatatgttaatcaggtttgtaaaatagcgtttttccatctccgtaatattgcaaaaattaggaaaatcctctcgcagagggatgcagaaaaactagttcatgcgtttgtatcttctagactggattactgtaatgtgttgttagcaggatgtccaagtaatttgctgaataggctccagctgatccagaatgcagcagcacgagtactgacaggaattagcaggagagaccacgtctctccagtgttagcgtcgctccattggctacctgtaaaattcagaattcaatttaaaattttattacttgcatataaagcccaaaacggcttagctccgcagtatttacaagatttgatagtgccttatgttcctggccgagctctccgctcccagggtgcaggtttactcgtagttcctagagtatctaaatgtagatttggagggcgggcgttctgctatcaggcaccattactttggaaccaacttccaatctgggttaaggaggctgacaccacctccacctttaaaactaaacttaaaacctttctgtttagtaaagcttatagttagtgtttagtaaacctctagctggtgttggtaaatctctaggtagtgtaaactttagtgtgttagagtcagtagtcatagtcgcagctatagaacaaaactataatagttagtctcaaatatagcttcgcggtagatatgctgctataggcttatgctgcaggggggcaccgacatgatccgctgggcggtgcctctcacccttcttctcctctccttttccctgcctctcttctccattaccatttttatttattataaatatctcatagctatcatttttgtccatcgttcctgtagtttcttgtgccggccccccttttttctcttttgtgtatgtttgcaggccggagcctcaggagctgcgttctggcctgtgttcccgcccccccccccccccctctggtcatcccattgcttcttccacctgcctacgtggatgtctgctgttgctgcttccgcctgcctgcacccccccccccccctctggtcatcccgctactccttccacatgactgttgtgtgctgctgacgccccccccccccctctggtcatcccgctgctgcttccacatgactgttgtgtgctgctgacgcccccccccccacctctggtcatcccgctgctgcttccacctgcctgctgtgtgctgtcgacgtccctgactcccccagtctggccttcggcaggagggtccccccttatgagcctggtcctgctcaaggtttcttccctcctaaaggggagtttttccttgccactgtttggcttaaggcttttctcccactaagggagtttttacctgccattgtttatataataattgctcgggggtttatgtttatgtttatgtttatgtttatgtttatgttcatgttctggatctctggaaagcgtctagagacaacatctgttgtattagacgctatataaataaaattgaattgaattgaattgaattatgtttatgttcatgttctggatctctggaaagcgtctaaatgatctgttttttttttctttttttccttgtctgcacacatattaattaatgattgataccatgccggtaaaaaccaaaggcatatatatgtgcattattactatatttaacatccggtaccggtccgtagagccgttactaccgggccgtggaatggcttgtgttccgatcataattagggctgcaacgacgttgtcgacaaaaagcgataatcaaaattgtcggcaattgtcaccagacggttttttcccaatggagtgaggcatctcacttcacttcacctcatacaatctctgcccagagccgcgtgtcagcgcagcttttttttttttttttttcttcttttttgcgtctccccgcaccagacgactgcgctcactgatcaatactgcagatgctgatcaatgatgagcaggggtccgtttcacaaagcaggtttagtgaaaactctgagtctgttaaccctgaaatgagggaaactgagttttccgtttcacaaagggaggtaactcaaaccagagaaagagaggtaactctagcctgtttcacaaagagaggtaacttaagctctcggtcagttactgcagtaacagactctctgaacctaacctggaccaggtttatatcaatgaacctggagtttctctgcgtctccgcctctttcagagccgcacgcacatttgatttccttattcattcagtcagcaggtgagttttggcgaagttctgccgtctgtcagtattttagaagtccattgtcacgaacatggcatgtccttttgatgaagacacaattgatgaaggtgcagaattaatgcgcagagaattaaatattcgtcgggatatggttatcagaccacgtaatacatgtacattatgcatagtctcattacaggcaaagcaatatgtgttaatcctttatttgttataatttgatgattgaattgtttaatgatttcataatatattcaaattttttgagattttttatttggggtttcataaactgtgagccataatcaccaaaattataacaaaggcttgaaatatctcactttgcatgtagtgggaaataatatttgtttcaccttaagttgaatttactacgaatgaagttttgcaatatattcaaattttccgacctccacctgtacattattacatgaatacataagagcataatacaggggtctccaactccggtcctggaaagacctatccagcatgttttaggtgtctccctgcatgaatgacagcagcaaagttgaataaaatatctatttttcattgaagtacccatctttctcgtgtttattatcatttgccacataattaaagcaacctcatactaaatttaagaaaacaatttttgcatttttttgtcatataatttcatccaaaacttgtcgaaatgtgtttctttgagtggcagccctgtcatggcttggcggacaataagttctggtacccgactggactgaacagcgccatgcacaggtgctgtatgcaggttaggttcagtctgctgcagagatgagcggacctcagcaaacctccatgagccgtttctttactagttgttcgagtaaaagaaatagtgatgaacaagtggaaaatcctaccaaaaagaaaagcaaaagctttaatcgcaagtacgacattatgtatataaaatacggatttgttgcaacaggcgatttggaggcgccaaacacattttatgtggagaaacgctcgccaacgaagcaaaagaagccatccaagcttcaaagacacttaaatacaaaacatccttctctcaaagacaaaccagtggaaggACAAAACGTGacttagatttgcagaagcaagttttaaaggccacaacatcagctaacgtcgctgatgatagcctgcattttaaaatgcattgtttttttctaaaatgtttattaaaattgacataaattgtcaaccggtccctgagctttttgtttatacttctgctggtccttggcacaaaaaaggttgggaacccctgttTTAGGACCACGAGGAGCTGCTGCATAACCCAGAAACTGAACGAGTGGCTGTGATGTTCTGGCTGATCAGTTCCAGTTTCAAACTCAGAAACTTTCTAAGAAACTGAAAAAATGAAATAGATAACACAATGCAGTTGAAGATaaggtatttatttacaaatcttTGAAAATGATGAACATTATGTAAACTTGATGTCAAACTGacaaaaaacacattaataAAAGATCCAGGTCTGTTTTTGAAAAAGAGAGTTTGCTCAGCCTCATGTTCTtgtattttagtatttttaatttaaacactttcatgttaaaaacaactaaattgtTACTTCAGACTTTGTGTCCCAAACATTTAATCCGAAACATTTAATCCAACAGCTGTTGTCAAGTTTCCTTGTTTATTGATGGTTTTTCCTCTGTTCCTAAAATACACTTTGCCttttgtttgtgtaaatgaagcAGGAGGACAAATGTTTATGTAAATGTTGCAGAATAAAGACAATTATTTTAACTGCCAACTCTTCACTCATCacatatcaaattaaaaaaaaggtaaacaaaTTGAAGAAAAGCTGCATTtatacttatttacaataattatattttacttcaacattatcaAGTTCTCCTGTAGTTCTGATGACAGCTTCACTACCCTGTACACATGATGAAGTTCAGAATCATCACATCTATAAATGACACATGAAACACAATAAATGAAAGTGACCAAATGTAATCTGAAGTTAATCAAGATTCAACAATGAAATCTTGTATTTTCTTCTCACAGATCCAGTTATTACTGAAAGTGTGAAGTGAATGTGTCCATTTCCCTTCAGTAGTACAACACAGTGCAGCATATTCTCGTTCGTTATACTGATCTTGAGACCATCCTGCAGTCAAGAACCTGTAAAGTATTAAAACAACATGTTCAACTGAGATGGAAATcaagattattttcattttcagatAAAACTGACACattctttaaagcagcacaacgtaactttcagattttctgagtttggcggcatcttttggacaaaagcggtagtgctttaccagaaagaacactacgtttcccatgagcaccagcgcgtactgccggaaaactcctgtcccgttgcgtgcatttgttttgagagaagacgggacgtttttctgtttcaccaagtgaacagacggaacccaaaaaaaaagatgttaaactgctggaaaggaactggcatttaccgggatacctttaacaaggaagccagggagcagtatatggagaaaataatgattattaacggtctggatccatatgaaatccctactgaagaatggagctcctcgtcggagctgcactctttagaaaggatttactgccgcagttctgcagaaccaccgtctccggctaccttgtttaggagtgtttggcagctgctgtggtaaatgtttgactcgccatgtgtttcaataaatttgtataatagtacaacatacagtacatgttttgtatccctcttacttctcttttcttttttttgactgctatattatgttgaagaggctccgaggcgtgagcaatatttttgttttcctcgtgagattatttttttcctctgcagctacaaataagagttaatattttttcctcaacaaactagttttatctgaagattggggttaattgcaccgcagagagctggccagcaactgcgtttagctggcgaagtggggagtaaaacccgtgttttgatccgacccggtctgtgagtgtttttcggtttaaggctgatttatggttctgcgttaaatcgacgctgagcctacagcgtagggtatgcggcgacacgcaccgtacgttgcgcgtcgccatgtaccctacgccgtagttctgcgtcgatttaatgcagaaccataattcaggctttactgtgtggaaggtttggtcgttacagccgcgatccaagcgagccgacgactctttcactcttttactctgttatatcagatacttggcctgcgtggttctgcctccgagcaggaaaccggtgaaaagttaaaccattagcgatcttttccccacgtctgttgtgtggagctgctgcagccacaacgcagcttctgcggagctgcgctccacgccccgcccattttcgtctcgactgcgaatcgggaaggagggggaagtgacgtatgccgtaaagcagtcaaagccgtaaagatttgtagttttttagtgtggcagggttcctaccatgctcctcaaagttacatagtgccagtgaaggcgatacagaccccttcagaccatgacagaggtgtcattaaacctgttggaagttgatgtaccatcacaatgactctggaaatatgatattaaggtggaaaagttacgtagtgtcgctttaattgttttacaaaaactttttaatgatcaCAGGGAACTTTTGGTCTGATTCCAGATGTTGGATGAGGTCTTCATTAAATACTCCAACATGGTATCCAATTATTTATTCCAGTGAAAGCAGCTCAGTCTGCACATCTTCCACAAATATCTTCTCTCCTGCTGATCACAAACTAAATACACTATTTAAAAACTGTTGAGTCTCTTTCATCAGACTTCTCATTGAGTTTTTATGAAAGAAACAATAAATTATTCACGCAGctgttcattcaaataaatgtgttacagAAATAATGATGATACAGTTTTTAACATGTTCTTCTGTTTTACCTGTTAACAATTTGAAAACAATAACTTTGATGAAATTGTAAAAGAAACACTTTCTTACGTTGTTGTCAGTGGTGATCCGTCCACCCATTTCcattcatatttttgtttacttgTTGACCGTTCAGCTTTCAGACCAATCCAGGAGGTTTCATTTGTGTACAGTCGTCCCACAAAATCCTAAATGACGAGACAAAAGTAGTTTCTGCAGTAATTAATCTGCATATCTGTCTCAGTATCCTGATGATTGTGTTTGAAAACAATCTAAATGATttaaaatcacatttctaactgaaatccatcaggatggagacagaagcagcacacagactgacagcaggtGGAGAACACAAGTAACAGTAAACTGCAGTAACATCAAATACACTGACATGAAACACCCACCTGCTCCTCTTTGCTGTTTATGATCACCAGATCAGCTCCTCTTTTCTCACACTCCCTCCTGCTCTCAGACCAAGTTTTACTCTTTGTGAATTTTCTGTAAACACTGGATCCAAATCTTCTCCATCCTTCATGACACTCTCCTTCATATCAGATATCAGACAGACAAGTGTTTTAGTAAGATTTAGCATCACATTTATGAGTGTTCTTTCAATATTTTGATATCTCCTTCAGGTGTTACTTTTACCTTTCAGGTTATTTGTATAAACATTTTAGCTCCAGCTTTCTGTCTTATCTATTTTTAATTAAGTTACACTAATAGAAATAAGAGGTTACTGTATAGGGGCTAACGCTGaagttcaagtttatttatgtGGTCATAAATCTTTCTTACCATCAAGTTCAATTTTGAGCTGATTATAAGTGTTGATCAGTTGGTTGTATTTGACCTGCAGCTGAATGTTGATGGTATTTACTTGGTCGTGTTCCCTCTGCAGCTGGTTGTTGTCCAAAGTGATATCTGGTAAGAAGTATAACATCAAAACATACTGTGAAATACACAAACTAAATACACTATGGATAACGTGTTGTGGTTGAGGAGCAGGTGGTAGAGAGACTGGATGGTGGAAGGCTGgtaaaacataaatacattaaCAAGAACTGGTCAAACAGACATTctgttgaaaaaaatgtgtagattataaaaaacaaaaatggacaCAAACTATTATTCATTACTGAAGTACAGATATTTGACAgataaacatctaaaacctgaagGGAAGTGGAGTCCTTAGGACCTGGATTCAAGAAAACTGATCTATGaaggagaaaaatgaaataaaaggaaaaagcgTCATGTTGTTGCATATATGGACCGCTAGATGGCAGCGTTGTAACTGAATACACTCAGTTTCAGCCTCCTGGACATGTGCTCGACCCACATGTGCACGTGTGACCGCTCACACATTCAGAAAGTAAGAGAGGAAACAACTGAACTTATTTCTTTATTACTATCACTcactttcagatctttttttatcattgtgTGATTTACACGGTCTATATTTCTCTAGTGTTTTCATTGTGTGGGAAacaaaaatatcacatttaaaggagcttgaggctccttttaagaaatgagactctctagcgccacccttcaccacgacggccgtcgggggtactgcagccaacagcgaagccggcacgggagaacggggagaacgcacatgcagcgtcatgtgacgtcacatccgcagcccagcgcgggaaattcgggaccgaattgcagcacattttgcagcacacagcctgttcaaggcaaaggagagatacactagaggaaacattcttttgggtttggaacgcttcatctgacattattactagaaaacttaaaatgtatacggatttttttcataaatcttgccacaatccggcctcaagctcctttaaaggagcatgaggctccttttaagaaattactctctagcgccacccttcgccacaacggccgttgggggtactgcagccaacagcgaagccggcacgggagaacggggataacgtgcatgcagcgtcatgtgacgtcacatccgcaggacagcgcgggaaattcggcctccgaattgcagcacattttgcagcacacagcctgttcaaggcaatggtgagatacactagagggctcattctttttggtttggaacgcttcacctgacattattactagaaaacttgaaacatatacaaatttatttcataaatcctgcctctatcctgcctcatgctcctttaaatgtatcATTCAGTCCGttttctgactctttttttctgctgtgtGTCTCTTTCACTGGAGAAACTCCTCATAATTACTGTCATGACAGTgagctaaaaaaaatatattaaagttaaaCATTTTAGGTGATGATTGTGTAGCTTGAGTTTTTTTGGTCGTTTTAAAAGTTTTCTTACCAGAAAGATTGTTGAGCAGCTGATTGTAGGTGTTGTTCAGTTGGTTGTGTTTGGTCTTCAGCTGGTTGACATCCAAGGTGACTACAAGAACTGTAACATACAATCACTTTGCTTTAAATCAACAGATATCATTTACTTTAAGGATGTTGATAATGCATATCTGTTACAAATTGTAGTTATATGTTTTTATTCAAGAGGCAGTGCGTGAAATTTTCTAACGGATTATTTTCATCCTTGGGATGTAAAtacctacatatatatatatatatatagggttgTCTGTGAGAATTTCCACTTGAGCTGTCTCTCAAGGCCAACTGGttatgaatagaatagaatagaacaatagtgcaaacaataagaaatataagaatataagaaatataaataatataaaaatatttaaaaaaggttATGGTGCATTTTAATAGTGAAGACCTGAGGTCATATTTACAGATAATAGCATATAGTTACACAAGTGGTGGAACATTACACAGATAGTCCGGGAAaaagtattgcacggtaaaaacagtaattacacATGAAGGCATTCACATTTTGTTCAGGGCGGTTAGGGCTTtagggaaaaagctgttttttagtCTGTTAGTTTTTgacctgatgactctgtagcgtcttcctgaaggcagcaggtcaaacaggtcaGAGCCAGGGTGGGAGCTGTCTTTTATGATATTAGTGGCTCTGCTGAGGCAGCAGGGGGTGTAAATGTCCAtcagggggggagggggcagccgatgatcttcTGCGCTGCTTTCACCACCCTCTGGAGCCTTTCTGTGTCCGCAGCAGTGCAGCTGCCGTACCAGACTGTAATGCAGTACGTCAGCAGGCTCTGGATGGATGagcggtagaaggtcagcagcaggttGGAGTCCAGCTTGTATCTCCTGAGGACTctcaggaagtgcagccgctgctgagccTTTTTTGTGATGTTCTCAGATCAGGAGATGCTGTCAGAGATGAGGAGGCCAAGAAACCGGAAGGAGTGAACCCTTTCCACTCTCTGGCCGTTGATGTAGAGGGGGTCTGGGTCGGTGTTCTGTTTCCTGAAGCTGATCTCCTTGGTTTTTCCGGTGTTTAGAGTGAGGTTGTTCTCTGAGCTCCAGGTTGTCAACTTCAGGACCTCCTGTCTGTAGGCTCCTCGTCCCACTTTGAGATGAGTCCGACCACCGTAGTGTCGTCAGCAAACTTCACTATGAGGTTATTGTTATGGATCAGACTGCAGTCGTTGGTGTAGAGGCTGTACAGGAGggggctcagcacacagccctgtggAGAGCCGGTGCTCAGCATGCGGGTGGAGGACAGGTGGGGGCCAAGTCTCACAGTCTGGGGTCGGTTGGTAAGAAAGTTTTTGATCCAGGCACATGTGAGGGGGGGCAGGCCGATGGTGGTCAGTGTTGTGATGAGGATGTCTGGGATTATTGTGTtaaatgcagagctgtagtccaCGAAGAACATCCGGACATAGCTCTGCTGTTGCTACAGGTGGGTCAGAGCAGAGTGTAGAGCTACGGCGATGGCGTCCTCAGTGGATCTATTAAGCGAACTGGAATGGGTCAAAGTCCGGGGGGAGGTGGTTCTTTATGTGGTGAAGAACTTGTTTCTCAAGGCACTTGGTGATTACCAGGGTGAGGGCCACTGGGCGGTAATCGTTCAGGCTGGTGGCCGGAGACTTTTTCGGCACCAGGATTATGGTAGCTGATTTCAGGCAGGACGGGACGACTGCCTGGGCAAGGGAGGTGTTGAAGATCCTGGTGAAGATGGGGGTGAGCTGGTGGAACTCCGTCTGGGCCGGCAGCTTTCTTGGTGTTCACTGTCAGGAGCAGCCGTCTGACATCATGCTCCTGTACAGTGAGTGGAGTGATGGAGGAtactggtgggggggtgggcGGGGCTGGAGCAGCTGAGTGCTCAAAGTCAGCAAAGAAGCCATTCAGCTCCTCTGCCCGTGGCGCACCAGGTCTGCGGTTGACACATCACCAACTCTGAAGTTAGTGATGTGTTGTAGACCCCGCCACACCTCCCTGGAGTTGTTACTGGACAGGTGGAACTTTATTCTCATCCTGTGGTCCGCTTTGGCTTTCTTTATTCCTTTGGACAGGTCAGCTCGAGTAGCTCTGTACAAAGCTCTGTCACCTGACCTGAAGGCGGCGTTGGGGGTCCTGAGTAGTGAGCGGACCTGGTTTAACCATCCAGGGTTTCTGGTTCGGAAAAACCTGGATGGTTTTGTCTACAGTCACATTTCCAATGCAGAACTTGATGTAGTCCAGTACCGTGTCTGTGAAAGTATCCAGCTCCTGATGTTCAAATAAGTCCCACTCAGTCCGGTCGAAGCAGTTCTGGAGTTCTGGAAGTGCATGGTCAGGCCAGGTTGTGACTGTCCTTGTAGTGGGCCTGGCTCTGCGTCTGAGGGGAGTGTATGCTGGGGCCAGCAGGAGGGAAAAGATGGTCTCATTGTCCGAGATAGGGGAGGGTTGTGGTTCTGTAAGCACATTTAATGTTGGTATAGACGTGATCCAGAGTGTTCTCTCCCCTGGTGGGGCATTTAACATGTTGGTAAAAATTCGGCAGCATAGTCTTTAGATTGGCCTTGTTAAAGTCTCCTGCAATAATGTGAACACCATCTGGGTGGGCCCGCTGATGTTCGTTAATGGTGTTCAACAGGAGAGAGAGCCTTGTGTTTACGCAGGCATCAGGCGGGATGTAAACAGCCATGATGATCACTACAGTGAGCTCTCTCGGTAGAAAAAAAGGCCGTTATAGAGGAAGGATCAGATGTATTGTGGTTTGTCTGACTCTGATTGTTATTTTAAGATCAGCAGCTCGATGTACGTCCCCCAGACAAGCGGTACTGCAGCTGCCGCTTGGATCCAGGCAGGAAGGATGGTTTAGTTATAAGTGTCACACTGTGAATTGTTGTGGTGAGTGAGTTCACTGACCTCCCTGTCACACCACCTCATCACCTATCTtgtcccagctgcagctcctcactgCTCATAAGCCAGAGACCATTTAGTCCATGTCggtgcaggggggcaccgacatgatccactgggcggtgcctctcaccctccttcttctcctctcctcttaccttcttctcttctccatttccatttttatttattataagtatctcatagctatcgttttagtccatcgctcctgtagtctcttgtgctggccccccttttttctcttttgtgcatgtttgcaggccggagcttcgggagctgcgtgctggcctccGTCCCGGTACCCCCGTCCATGACAATCGTTCTGCCTTGTCCCTCTGGATTTTGGTTTGCTCCACTGATGGTCTGCATCACATCTTGGGCAGCAAAGGATCCTGTGCTTAAACATTGGATCAACGTATATGGACTAGACATAACAAGGTTCACCTTTGCACAGCATGGGCTCTGTAATCAATCATATCTCTCTGTAGTTACCCAGGCAAAATGCATGTATGACCCCTCGACTTGTAGCGTGTACATTTGTGATTTCCCCAGAAGATAAGACCATAACTTTCCTGCTCATTCAGGTTGGGGAACAGGCTCTGACTGTCATCCGTCCTGGAGGGTACTAATTGAGACTTCAATACTTGTGTGTATTTCTTTTTAGGACACTcgctcatttttatttatttattttttggtgacTCTGGGTCTTAAGGCATAACTGCACACACTGATGTTGATGTAAAACTtatatgttttcctttttcctcctaATTTCTACAAAATGGATTACAATGATCCTCATCCGTCTTTTCTTATATAGATGCACTCAGTACATCATATGCAGTTCATTAGCTAATAATGGCAAATTTCTACGTGAGATTATAGTGTTAATAGCTGAATGAGTCAAACAGTGTTAGTGCGTTTGTGGGCTAGTTTTTCAAACCATCGCTGCTCCAGTTCCATGCCACCAGCATAAAGTGTACAACGCCAGCTGCTACGGTTTTCAGCCATCCTTTCCCAGCTAGATGTATCGACATTTAACGCTTTCATATCGCGTTTCGCGACATCCTTGAAGCGAAGAAGTGGACGTCCTCTCCTTCGCACACCCTCACAAAGCTCGCCATAGAGGATGCACTCGGGCAGCCGGTAGTCTGGCATTCTGTGCAGGTGACCAAGCCAACGGAGCCTTCTGATCTTCAGAGTTTGGAAGAGAGATTTGCTGCCAGCCCGTTTCAAAACTTCTTCGTTCGTGACCCTGTACTGCCACTTAATTCCCTGTATGTGCCTTAGGCTACGCATATGGAAGGAGTTCAGCCTTTGTTCTTGACGGGTATATGTTGTCCATGTTTCCGCACCATATAACATTATACTAAGAACGCAGGATTCATAAAAGCGGCACTTAGTTCGTTCCATGA contains:
- the LOC133461291 gene encoding CD209 antigen-like protein A, producing the protein MEVDIYATVDDVGNNLTVFQSQEEGRQTQKHCAVLKIPVRGATLRRGVLCTVVLVVVVILFIYVLVVTLDVNQLKTKHNQLNNTYNQLLNNLSDITLDNNQLQREHDQVNTINIQLQVKYNQLINTYNQLKIELDGECHEGWRRFGSSVYRKFTKSKTWSESRRECEKRGADLVIINSKEEQDFVGRLYTNETSWIGLKAERSTSKQKYEWKWVDGSPLTTTFLTAGWSQDQYNEREYAALCCTTEGKWTHSLHTFSNNWICEKKIQDFIVES